The Streptomyces sp. NBC_01689 genome includes a window with the following:
- a CDS encoding cold-shock protein, translated as MATGTVKWFNSEKGFGFIEQDGGGPDVFAHYSNIASSGFRELLEGQKVSFDVAQGQKGLQAENIIPA; from the coding sequence ATGGCAACCGGCACCGTGAAGTGGTTCAACTCGGAAAAGGGCTTCGGCTTCATCGAGCAGGACGGCGGCGGCCCCGACGTCTTCGCCCACTACTCCAACATCGCCAGCTCCGGCTTCCGTGAGCTGCTGGAGGGCCAGAAGGTCTCGTTCGACGTCGCGCAGGGCCAGAAGGGCCTGCAGGCGGAGAACATCATCCCCGCCTGA